The genomic segment ATGCAGGGACTGTATCATGGTGTGGTGCTGACTGGTGATGCCAGTCAGATTGAAGGTATGGTCAGCTTTGTACGCCGTACCTTGGGTGTATCTGCACATCTGGGCAATCCGCCGGTACAGGTCTATGCGGATGAACAGCACCAGGCGGCTTTACGTCGTTCCCAGTACGCAACAGTGGCTGGTTTGCTGATGTTTAGTCAGAGTGATACCCAGGAAACCCTCGTTGAAACCGAAGACGGGGACAAATTATCAGTAACACAGCGCATTAAACGGGCATGGTCAGGTTTTAACGAAACGTTAAAAGCGATCTTTTAAGCGATTTTTATTGTGAATATTGTTGGGAAGTTGTAGTTAATCCGGCTTGTACTTGACAAGTGCCTGCTTGAGCAGCATTCTTAAAAACAATTTTTATCAAGATTAAGGCAGTATACGGGCTTAGTGACTGCCAATTATGAATTAGGAATTTTATAGGTCATGGCCTCATTTGAATTTTTCGAAGAAGATCATAGCGATAGCAATGGTCAAGCCCGTTTCACTGTATTTGGTGTAGGTGGTGCGGGTGGTAATGCTGTACAGCATATGTTGCAGTCCGATATCCAGGGCGTAAAGTTCGTCTGTGCCAATACAGACAAACAGGCACTGGATCGCATGGAAGCCGAATTTAAAATTCAGCTGGGTGAGCAAAGTACACGTGGTCTGGGTGCTGGAGCAAATCCACAGGTCGGTCAAGCGGCAGCAGAAGAAAGCCGTGAACTGATCCGCCAGCAGCTTGAAGGTACCGATATGGTATTCGTTACTGCCGGTATGGGTGGTGGTACAGGTACCGGTGCTGCGCCAGTCGTTGCTGAAATTGCTAAAGAAATGGGTATCCTCACTGTTGGTGTCGTAACTACACCATTCAACTTTGAAGGTAAACGCCGTCTGCAATCTGCCGAGAAGGGGATTGAAGCGTTAGAACAGCACGTAGATTCTCTGATCATCATTCCAAACCAGCGTCTATTGAAAGTCTTCCGTGATATTTCAATGAAGGATGCATATAAAAAAGCGGATGATGTACTGTTGAATGCGGTACGTAGTATCTTTGATCTGGTGGTACGTCCTGGTCACATTAACCTTGACTTCGCCGATCTGAAAACTGCAATGAGTACACGTGGTTATGCCATGATGGGGGTAGGCTTGGGTCGTGGTGAAAACCGTGCACGTCAGGCAGCAGAACAGGCGATTCGCAGCCCATTACTGGATAACGTCACCATCATGAATGCCAAAGGTATTCTGATTAACGTGACGGGTGGTGATGACGTAACCTTCGGTGAAATCGAAGAAATTACTGATGTTGTAAACCAGATCGTGGATCTAGACGAAGGTCAGGTCTTCTACGGTACAGTATTTGATCCTGATGCTCGTGATGAAATCAGCGTCACAGTGATTGCGACTGGTCTGACTCGCCATGCTGCAGATTCGGTTGAGCCGACTAAACGCGCGAATGTACAGGCAGCACGTCCATCAGCATCACAGGCAGTAGTTGAAGATGATGATGTACCGGCAATTCAGCGTCAGCAAAATGAAGCAGGTGCAGCAGCTAATCCTGCAGCTTCAGTTTCTAGCCCGCGTCCAACGCCAATGAGCATCCAAGATTATCTTAAAAATCAACAGCGTAAGTAATATGTAACAGCATGTGTTTACGATGATTGCACAGAAAAGGTGGCTTTAGAGCCACCTTTTGTTTTTTATCAATGGCCAAATATGCTAACGTATAGCGGTTTTATTGGTGAACAGATGATAAAAAGCATGTTGAAACAACGTACCCTGCAACGTATCGTGAAAGCGAGCGGAATCGGTCTTCATAGTGGGCAGAAGGTTATGATTAACTTTGTGCCACACCACGCCGATGGGGGCATTGTGTTTCGTCGTATTGATCTGGATCCACCTGTCGATATTCCTGCGGATGCCTTATTGATCCAGGAAGCCTTCATGTGTTCGAATCTGGTTCAGTCAAATGCCAAAGTGGGTACGATTGAGCATGTGATGAGCGCCATTGCGGGACTGGGCATTGATAACCTGA from the Acinetobacter sp. YWS30-1 genome contains:
- the ftsZ gene encoding cell division protein FtsZ, with translation MASFEFFEEDHSDSNGQARFTVFGVGGAGGNAVQHMLQSDIQGVKFVCANTDKQALDRMEAEFKIQLGEQSTRGLGAGANPQVGQAAAEESRELIRQQLEGTDMVFVTAGMGGGTGTGAAPVVAEIAKEMGILTVGVVTTPFNFEGKRRLQSAEKGIEALEQHVDSLIIIPNQRLLKVFRDISMKDAYKKADDVLLNAVRSIFDLVVRPGHINLDFADLKTAMSTRGYAMMGVGLGRGENRARQAAEQAIRSPLLDNVTIMNAKGILINVTGGDDVTFGEIEEITDVVNQIVDLDEGQVFYGTVFDPDARDEISVTVIATGLTRHAADSVEPTKRANVQAARPSASQAVVEDDDVPAIQRQQNEAGAAANPAASVSSPRPTPMSIQDYLKNQQRK